A single region of the Cyclopterus lumpus isolate fCycLum1 chromosome 16, fCycLum1.pri, whole genome shotgun sequence genome encodes:
- the jazf1b gene encoding juxtaposed with another zinc finger protein 1b has protein sequence MTGIAAASFFSNACRFGGCGLHFDSLAELIVHIEDNHIDTDPRLLEKQEQQQPTYVALSYINRFMTDAARREHETLKKKVQPKLSLSLTGSLSRSSVSTPPRHTSGNLTPPVTPPITPSSSFRSSTPTGSECDEEEVDFEESDSDESWTTESAISSESILSSMCMNGGDEKPFACPVPGCKKRYKNVNGIKYHAKNGHRTQIRVRKPFKCRCGKSYKTSQGLRHHTINFHPPVSTDIIRKMQQ, from the exons ATGACAGGCATCGCCGctgcttctttcttctccaacGCGTGCAGGTTCGGGGGCTGCGGACTTCACTTCGACTCGCTGGCCGAGCTCATCGTGCACATCGAGGATAACCACATCG ACACAGACCCCCGACTTCTGGagaagcaggagcagcagcagccgacaTATGTTGCCCTCAGCTACATCAACAG GTTCATGACAGACGCTGCGCGGCGAGAACATGAGACTCTGAAGAAGAAGGTGCAGCCCAAgttgtctctgtctctgacaGGCAGTCTGTCCCGCAGCAGTGTTTCCACTCCGCCTCGCCACACCAGTGGAAACCTCACCCCTCCAGTCACCCCACCCAtcaccccttcctcttccttccgcAGCAGTACGCCTACAG GTAGTGAatgtgatgaggaggaggtagaCTTTGAGGAGTCTGACAGTGATGAGTCGTGGACCACAGAGAGCGCCATCAGCTCCGAGTCCATCCTCAGTTCCATGTGCATGAACGGAGGAGACGAGAAGCCTTTCGCTTGCCCCGTGCCAGGCTGTAAAAAGAGATACAAG AATGTGAACGGGATCAAGTATCATGCCAAGAACGGCCACCGAACCCAGATTAGGGTGCGAAAACCCTTCAAGTGCCGGTGTGGGAAGAGCTACAAAACGTCTCAGGGTCTCCGCCACCACACCATCAACTTTCACCCACCCGTCTCTACTGACATCATCCGCAAGATGCAGCAGTAG